GTTCTATGCTCCAAGAGATGCACTCTGATGAAGAAACTCAAGAATGGTGCGATCTGATTCAAGCGCAAATTACCCGCATGTTGGGAATGGCGGAAGAAGTTTTAGAATTTTCTAAAGGCCATGCCACCCTCTATCGGCAACCGATACAACTGTCAGACTTATTGAAACAGTTTGAAAAGCTCAATCGAATTTACTTGCACTCTGCTCAAGTGGAGTGGGTCGTGCAGATTGAACCGGTGGAAATTTATGCTGATTTTAATAAGCTGTTGCGAGTTCTGCAAAACATCATTACTAATGCAGTAGAAGCGTTTGAAGGAAAAGGTGGCCGCATCGAAGTAACGGCTAAAAGCCAGGCTGAATGTGTGGCGATCCAGATTCGGGATAATGGCCCAGGCATTCCGAAAGCGATTCAAGAAGACTTCTTTGAGGCCTTTGTCACCCATGGCAAGCGGGGGGGAACGGGACTGGGAACGGCGATCGCCAAATCCATTATTGATGCTCACCAGGGCCAAATTAGCTTTGAATCTGAAGAGCAACAAGGGACTACCTTTACCATCCGTCTCCCTCGTTAACCGAATTCAGGGTATATAGCGCTTTGCGCTAGGGAATAGAGAGTAGGGTTGGGGTATATGGCAAGACAAAACTCAACACTGTATTTCATGGGCAGCGAAAAGCGCTATAACAATGGTTCTGGTCGTTTCCATAAAAAATTCTGATGAAAGAATATTGGGGTGAGGGGTCTCACCCCTCATTTGTATGTTATATTGAATTTGATGCACCCTGATGGACGCCCACTTGTGGGGCGTTTTTTTATTTTAAAAGCGCTTTGTGTTGGTAATGGGTAATTAGGGAACAGGCAATAGGGAATAGGTAATCTCCCCATTCCCCTATTCCCGGACTTAACCCAAATATTTAGCCACGGTTTGCACGTCTTTGTCACCCCGCCCGGAACAGTTGATAACCATGCGAGGATTGCCTTCGAGTTGGGGACAGAGGGTTTCTAAATAGGCGATCGCATGAGACGTTTCTAGAGCAGGAATAATACCTTCTAATTTCGATAAGCGCTCAAAGGCAGCCACCGCCTCGCGATCTGTCACGCTATAGTACTCAGCCCGTTCCGTTTGCTTCAAATAGCTATGCTCTGGGCCAACTCCGGGATAATCTAAGCCAGCACTAATCGAATGGGCTTCAATCACCTGACCATCTTCATCTTGGAGCAGATAGCTCATCGCTCCGTGTAACACACCCACTTGGCCTTGGGTGAGGGTTGCCGCGTGCTTATCCGTATTCACCCCTTCTCCGGCTGCTTCCACACCAATGAGGCGCACAGAACTTTCCTTAACAAACTCATAAAAGAGTCCCATGGCATTCGATCCACCACCAACACAAGCTAAAAGAATATCGGGTAGTCCGCCCCATTTTTCCCAAGCTTGGGCGCGGGTTTCTTCACCAATAATGGTATGAAAGTCTCTCACCATCATAGGGTAAGGATGGGGCCCGGCAACTGAACCTAAGATGTAGTGAGTTGTTTCCACATTCGTTACCCAGTCGCGAATGGCTTCTGAGGTAGCATCTTTGAGGGTTCCGGTTCCCGCTTCTACGGGGCAAACTTCAGCTCCCAGTAGTCGCATCCGAAAGACATTGAGTTTTTGGCGCTCCATATCGTGAACGCCCATATAAATCACGCAGTTTAGACCAAAGCGGGCGCAAACCGTGGCAGTGGCGACTCCATGTTGTCCGGCTCCGGTTTCAGCAATAATACGCTGTTTACCCATACGCTTGGCCAGGAGAACTTGAGCTAGGGCATTATTGATTTTATGAGCGCCGGTATGGTTGAGGTCTTCTCGTTTGAGATAGATTTGGGGCCCAGTACCATCGGGTTTACGGTAGTGTGCGGTGAGTCGTTCGGCGAAGTACAGGGGACTGGGACGACCGACATAATCACGGAGTAGGCCTTGGAGTTCGGCTTGAAATTCAGGGTTGTGGCGATAATGAGCGTAGGCTTGCTCTAGTTCGGCTAGGGCAGGCATGAGGGTTTCTGGGACGTATTTGCCGCCAAACTGACCAAAACGGCCGAGGAGATCGGGGACGGAGGCAATCGTTTGAGCTGGATGGGTTGGAGTTGTAGTCACAGGGATTCTTATGATACGAATAGGACACGATCGTATTCTAAGCACCTGTGAGCATCACATCAATATGGGGAAGAGGCGATCGCCTCTTCTTGATCCTGAAAAAGAAAAGCAAAGAATTTAGAAACAGGGTTTCTCTGAATATATTGGCTCGTTTTCTCAATTGATTTTTATCTTGCTAGTCCAATCATTATGCTCTCTGTAGTGAACGAGTGGTTAAAATATCGTTCCTGGTTAAGGGTTTTACTACAGAGAGTGGAACTGTAATCACTTAGATCGATTCACCAACTGCATTGAACGTGTCTAGGATGCAACCGGTTTCACCACTGCCGGAGTGGGGAATAAAATCGATCAGGGTGGTGATATCTCCTTGATAAATTCCATATTCTGGAACATCTTGGAGTAAGAAAATTTCTTGATAATGTTCTAAATTCATGGCTTTATTCTCGATAAGGTTTTAGAGTGACAAAATAAAATTGATCGTCAATCAATCGCTGTAACCCAATCGTGACTACAAGTAATAGACAATCATTTACTCCTTCTAGTTCACCGATAACTTGATAATATGTACCGTCCTACACCACTTGTCGGATTCCATTGCGATCGCGTGGAGATTTAGAAACCTGGTTTCTATCAGTATCTTGGCTCATTCTCTCAAGGTAGGGAGCAACCCGGTTCCTTTGGAGTTGGCGATTGCCCTAGGACATCAATTCCTCTTCTATGCTCACCCCTATTCTCCCGAATGTGATTTAGATCGCGTTGACATCTATCGCAACATCTTGTTACATTACTTAATAAGTCAGGACACAAAACTTCACAAACTAGGAGACAGTCATGATTTACTTCGTTTTTCTTAGCCTCGTTATTGTTGCGGGTTGGTTAGCTGCTTCTGTGATCGGAAGCACAGCTTATTTCCAAGGTGAACAAAACTAATCACCACTTCCCATAATCCCACTGAAACGCTTTAGCGTTTACCTCAATCTGTCACTGGAAAGTAATCAATCACATAAGGAGAACATCATGGTTGACCTAGTTATTCTTGCACTTGTCGTTGTTGCCGGTTGGTTAGCTGCTTCAGTTATCGGAAGTGTAGCTTACTTTCAAGGTGACAAAAGCTAATAGAGACCTCCGATAATACTACGGAAGTTCTAAAACAGTTGAGTCCCTTGCCTTCGTCTTTCACTGCAAAGTATCTTATCTGAACACATCAGGAGAACCTCATGGTTGATTTCGTTTTTCTTAGCCTCGTTATTGTTGCCGGTTGGTTAGCTGCTTCTATCATTGGAAGCAAAGCCTACTTTATGGGTAAATAAAGTCAATCGATCTGACTAGACCTAGTAGGGTGCGTTATTAACGCACCCTATAATTTTTTTTACTCTCTGCGTTTCCGTGTCTCCGTACCTCCGTATCACCCTGTTCTCGTGTCCCTCCGTGATGAGATCGCCGACTTTCTCTACGCCGTTAGCCAGAATACACTAGAATAGAGCAAATTAGCTTATGCTCAAAATTTAGAACGGTGAATAGTTCTCCTTCCTCTACTGACCTTGACCCGAAACGCTTGTTTTCATTTGAACTTGATGACTTCCAACATCAGGCGATCGCTGCATTGAACGCTGATAAGTCCGTCGTGGTATGCGCTCCCACGGGATCGGGTAAAACCTTAATCGGAGAATACGCCATTTATCGCGCCTTGTCACGGGGGAGGAGAGTCTTCTATACCACTCCCCTGAAAGCGCTCTCGAATCAGAAATTGCGTGATTTCAGTCAAGTGTTTGGCGCGGAAAATGTTGGATTAGTTACGGGTGATTTGTCCCTTAATCGGGAAGCGCCAGTGGTAATCATGACGACGGAAGTATTTCGCAATATGCTCTACGGAACGCCTATCGGTCAAATTGGTACATCGATCCAAGGGGTAGAGGCGGTGGTTTTGGATGAATGCCACTATATGAACGATCGCCAACGGGGAACGGTTTGGGAAGAGTCGATTATTTACTGTCCTCCCCATATTCAACTGGTGGCACTCTCGGCAACAGTAGCCAACAGCGACCAGCTCACAGCCTGGCTTTCAGAAGTTCATGGCCCCACAGAACTGATTTACTCGGACTTCCGTCCGGTTCCCCTGCAATATAACTTTTGCAACCTGAAAGGCATCTTTCCCCTACTGAATAAGAAAGGGAATGGCATTAACCGGTTATTGCTCAATACCAAAGCTAGGGGCAAAAAACCTCCCAAGGTGAAACCCAAGGATCAAGTGCCCCACCTGTTATCCGTGGTTTCCCAACTGAATGAGCGAGATATGCTACCAGCGATTTACTTTATTTTTTCCCGTAAAGGATGCGATCGCGCTGTGGCTGATACGGTGGGACTCTCTCTGCTCTCCTCGGAAGAAAAACGGCAAGTGGCTGCCCACCTAGAACTGGTGCTGCATGAGCATCCTGAAGCCATTCGCCGCTCCCAAGTGGAATGTCTCTATCGGGGGGTTGCCTCTCACCATGCGGGCTTATTACCGGCTTGGAAATCCCTAGTCGAAGAACTGTTTCAACAGGGATTAATTAAGGTTGTGTTTGCTACGGAAACCCTGGCAGCCGGGATTAACATGCCTGCCCGAACCACCATCATTTCCAGTTTATCGAAACGCACGGATCAGGGCCATCGTCTGCTCAACCCCAGTGAATTTCTGCAAATGGCGGGACGCGCAGGACGTAGGGGAATGGATGAAATCGGTCATTTAGTGGTGGTGGAAACCCGGTTTGAGGGGGCAAAAGAAGCGGGGTATTTAGCGACAGCAGGAGCCGATCCCTTAGTGAGTCAGTTTACTCCCAGTTATGGGATGGTGTTGAACCTGCTGCAAACCCATAGCTTGGAGGAAGCCAAACAACTGATCGAACGCAGTTTTGGTCAGTATATGGCCAATTTAACCTTAATTCCCCAACAGCAGGCGATCGCCGCATTGCAAGTAGAAGAAAAGCAAATTCACTCCCAACTGGCTTCCTATGGCAACCTCGAAACCCTCCAGGAGTTGGCTGCCAGTTATAAGAAGCTGCAAGAGCGACTGCGGGAAGCCAAGCGACTGTTGAAAACCTTGCAAAACCAAGCGGAACGGGCGCGAACTAAGGATTTAGCGGCCGCGATCGATTTTGCCGTCCAGGGAACACTGCTCAGTCTCAAAGGCAAGTATATTACCGTTCCTCAAGCCATTTCCGCCATTTTGGTCAGAAAAGTCCCCGGCAGCGGCCAAGCCCCTTATTTGGTCTGTTTGGGGGCGGATAATCGCTGGATGGTGGCGACCTATGGGGATGTGGTGGGGTTATATGGGGATATTCCCCGGTTTAAGGTCGTGGATGGTTGGGAACTGCCCCCAGAGTTAGGATTAAAACCAGGAGAATGTCGCAGTAGTGGCCCAGAAACGAGCGCCACAGCGAACCAAATTCCCCAGTTAGAACCCACATTAGCCGCTCCAGAGGTGGACGATCAACTCTTGCAAGTTGAGGAAATCACGAACGGGTTAATGGAGCATCTGGTACATCAGTGGCCGGAACGGGGTCGGATTCTCAAGCAGATTTCTCGTGCTGCTAGACTAGAGACAGAAATTGGCGATCGCCTCAGCAAATTTCAGCGTCTTAAATCTCGATATTGGGAAGAGTTTCTCAATTTAATTGCCATTCTGCAAGCCTTTAACGCTCTCAATCCTAACCTGGTTCCCACACCTCTCGGTGAATCTGCGGCTACCCTGCGGGGCGAAAATGAGTTATGGCTCGGTATCGCCTTAACCTCTGAAGCCTTTGCCCACCTAGAACCCCATCATTTAGCCGCCGCCTGCGCTGCCCTCGTAACCGAAACACCCCGTCCAGATAGTTGGGTGAACTATAATACCTCTCAACCCGTGATTGAAAGCCTGTTAGAACTCCAAGGAATGCGTCGCCAACTCTTCCAGCAACAACGGCGTTATGATGTAGCCCTGCCCATTTGGTTAGAGTACGAATTAATCGCTTTAGTCGAACAATGGGCCCAAGAACAGGATTGGGCAGAACTCTGTGAACAGACGAGTTTGGATGAAGGAGATATTGTGCGCTTGTTGCGACGAACCTTAGATTTATTATCCCAAATTCCCCATATTCCCCATGTTTCCGGTACATTGAAAGATAATGCGATTTGGGCGATGAAATTGCTCAACCGTTTCCCCGTCAATGAAACAGTTAACAATTAACAATTCTAGGGGCAGGTTCACCATAACAGGACTAAGGAATCGGAGTATGAGGAAAGATGCAGATTGTTTGGACAAAACACGCTGAGGAAAGGCAGCAACAATGGAGCGAGCGTTTCGGAATTACCAGAGAAGAAGTTGAAGCGGTTGTCACTAATCCTCAACAGATTATTTTGGAAGACGATGTTTTGGTGGCTCAAGTTAAACGAGGCAATGGTCTTCTGAGAGTGCCATTTGTTGAAATTGGCAAAACCAAGCGAATCTTAACCCTGTACTGGACTAATCAAATCAAGCGATATTGGCAGGAGAATTCCCATGAAAGTTAAATACAATGCGGAAGCAGACATTTTAATGTTTATCTTACGCGATGGGTTTCCCATTAATGCTATCTCCGAACCTGGAGGCGTTATTGTTAGTTATGACGAAAATGATGAACCCCTTAGCATTGAAGTTCTCAATGCATCTAAACGCAAAATGTTTAATCCTCAAGACCTTATGCTAACGATCGCCACTTGATATACTGTATGGAGGCTAATTTAACTACATCAGATCCATG
The Roseofilum reptotaenium CS-1145 DNA segment above includes these coding regions:
- a CDS encoding DUF2283 domain-containing protein, with translation MKVKYNAEADILMFILRDGFPINAISEPGGVIVSYDENDEPLSIEVLNASKRKMFNPQDLMLTIAT
- a CDS encoding DUF4258 domain-containing protein, with protein sequence MQIVWTKHAEERQQQWSERFGITREEVEAVVTNPQQIILEDDVLVAQVKRGNGLLRVPFVEIGKTKRILTLYWTNQIKRYWQENSHES
- the trpB gene encoding tryptophan synthase subunit beta yields the protein MTTTPTHPAQTIASVPDLLGRFGQFGGKYVPETLMPALAELEQAYAHYRHNPEFQAELQGLLRDYVGRPSPLYFAERLTAHYRKPDGTGPQIYLKREDLNHTGAHKINNALAQVLLAKRMGKQRIIAETGAGQHGVATATVCARFGLNCVIYMGVHDMERQKLNVFRMRLLGAEVCPVEAGTGTLKDATSEAIRDWVTNVETTHYILGSVAGPHPYPMMVRDFHTIIGEETRAQAWEKWGGLPDILLACVGGGSNAMGLFYEFVKESSVRLIGVEAAGEGVNTDKHAATLTQGQVGVLHGAMSYLLQDEDGQVIEAHSISAGLDYPGVGPEHSYLKQTERAEYYSVTDREAVAAFERLSKLEGIIPALETSHAIAYLETLCPQLEGNPRMVINCSGRGDKDVQTVAKYLG
- a CDS encoding DEAD/DEAH box helicase, producing MNSSPSSTDLDPKRLFSFELDDFQHQAIAALNADKSVVVCAPTGSGKTLIGEYAIYRALSRGRRVFYTTPLKALSNQKLRDFSQVFGAENVGLVTGDLSLNREAPVVIMTTEVFRNMLYGTPIGQIGTSIQGVEAVVLDECHYMNDRQRGTVWEESIIYCPPHIQLVALSATVANSDQLTAWLSEVHGPTELIYSDFRPVPLQYNFCNLKGIFPLLNKKGNGINRLLLNTKARGKKPPKVKPKDQVPHLLSVVSQLNERDMLPAIYFIFSRKGCDRAVADTVGLSLLSSEEKRQVAAHLELVLHEHPEAIRRSQVECLYRGVASHHAGLLPAWKSLVEELFQQGLIKVVFATETLAAGINMPARTTIISSLSKRTDQGHRLLNPSEFLQMAGRAGRRGMDEIGHLVVVETRFEGAKEAGYLATAGADPLVSQFTPSYGMVLNLLQTHSLEEAKQLIERSFGQYMANLTLIPQQQAIAALQVEEKQIHSQLASYGNLETLQELAASYKKLQERLREAKRLLKTLQNQAERARTKDLAAAIDFAVQGTLLSLKGKYITVPQAISAILVRKVPGSGQAPYLVCLGADNRWMVATYGDVVGLYGDIPRFKVVDGWELPPELGLKPGECRSSGPETSATANQIPQLEPTLAAPEVDDQLLQVEEITNGLMEHLVHQWPERGRILKQISRAARLETEIGDRLSKFQRLKSRYWEEFLNLIAILQAFNALNPNLVPTPLGESAATLRGENELWLGIALTSEAFAHLEPHHLAAACAALVTETPRPDSWVNYNTSQPVIESLLELQGMRRQLFQQQRRYDVALPIWLEYELIALVEQWAQEQDWAELCEQTSLDEGDIVRLLRRTLDLLSQIPHIPHVSGTLKDNAIWAMKLLNRFPVNETVNN
- a CDS encoding ATP-binding protein, which encodes MNLESHPFISYFEPDQVAQLCDLADMIEFDQPTVIFEEGEVPDGLYLVLAGQVEFSKMIDTEKYQTIALAKENDFFGEFGVLDGKPRSARATAAEGSILAKIPQDKLMDILQNSKGEVILALFRHIIHHIRITTTQYVNQIVHKQKMVLVGEMVNTIIHDFKSPFNGIQLSSSMLQEMHSDEETQEWCDLIQAQITRMLGMAEEVLEFSKGHATLYRQPIQLSDLLKQFEKLNRIYLHSAQVEWVVQIEPVEIYADFNKLLRVLQNIITNAVEAFEGKGGRIEVTAKSQAECVAIQIRDNGPGIPKAIQEDFFEAFVTHGKRGGTGLGTAIAKSIIDAHQGQISFESEEQQGTTFTIRLPR
- a CDS encoding DUF4926 domain-containing protein, with the protein product MNLEHYQEIFLLQDVPEYGIYQGDITTLIDFIPHSGSGETGCILDTFNAVGESI